In Chitinophagaceae bacterium, the genomic window AGGCGGAGATCCTGTCGGTTGTACGGCGGCATATACTTACTGCTATCTTCCCGAGATGCTTCAGCATCCTGCTGTCAAAACAATCAATGAGGCTTTGCTGGATATCGATCTGGAAGGTGATGAGAATCCACTGAAACTGAAATCTCTTGCTGAAGGATCGATGGCCGATGAATTTGATTCATATATTGAATCTTATCAGGAAACATTTCCTGATTCCATTGCAGCAGAAAACAAGATGTACATTGATAAGTCACCTTACATTTATCAATGGAATTATGAGCGGACCTATGAAGTAACCAACAATGAGCATGCTCTGCTTTGTGTTAAAATATCAGGACTTTCTTATGAAGGCGGAGTGCAGGGAAACAACACGCTCCACTATCAGGTGTTTAACCTGCAAACAGGTGAATTGATAAGCCTGGAGGAGCTCTTTAACAAATCAGCGAATAAGGAACTTACTGCTATTGCAGAAAAGCAATTAAGAGCGAATAGAAAAATAGATGAGAATGGTTTCTTAACTGAAAGCGGTTTTTTTGTTAAAAGACTCGAACTAAAAGATGAGTTCTTTATCAGCCACAGTGGAATTGGTTTCACCTATAATCCATCTGAAATTGCTCCCAATATTTTTGGCCCGGTTACTATTTTCCTTAAATGGGATCAGGTGAAATCACTTATTAATCCTCAGGGACCATTAGGATGGGTGCTTCAATAAGACTGTGTTAAAAGAGAACTCGAATAATTACTCCCCTTATTTCCCAATTGCAAACGCCAGTCCGCCGCCTAATCCAAACTGATAGATAGTTGAATAAGTGCTTGCACCGGCACTAACGCCTCCCGTACCAAAGTACAATCCACCGCCCATTGCCTGTACGGCCGATAGTAATTGTATTTGAAGTTTAATGGCAACTTTTTCAGACGCCCAAATATTGGCACCACCGCGAATGCCCCAGGCGAATTTTGTAGGCGTCGAGGAATTATTAGTATCTGGATTAGTAATATTGGCAATAACCATTCCTGCCATCAAACCGCCGAATCCATCTACTTTTCCTCCGGGTTTTTGTACATGTCGAACACCGCCAAGTAACACGTAGTTGATTGCCATATCAAGGTCGCTGCGTTGTATGTTGTTATTGTAATAATATTCCGTGTTAGGTGCATGCGTGTCTTCACGATAATAAAGTAACTCAACACCATAGGCTGGGTTTACCAGGTATTCCAGTCCACCGCCCCATTGAAAGCCGTCCTGAATCTGTCCGTTATAATAATTATAGGCATCATAATAGGAGTCGAATCTATCAGGAAATACATAAGCGCTGTAAAGATTTAGCCTGATGTCTTGGGCATGGCTTAAAACGCTGAACAGGCAAATCATCAATACTGAAGAAAACAGTTTTTTCATGGTAAGTGGATTTTATGGGTATAAATAATCTGCAATGATAATACTTCCAAATGTAATTTCACTGATACCTGTCTGTACGCTACGAAGCTGTTTAAAAATAGTTTCCGGAATTATAAAAGCCGTTTGTGAAGATTCAAGCGGCGGCGGCTTCTCCATTGTTTGTGTATTCACAGCCAACTTCATTAACCACTCTCCATTGATAAAATGATTTTTAAACAGTCTCGCAGATTAATAAATTTTTCATGATTTAATTCCTGTGTGCACTTAAGTGTATTTAAAAAGAAAATGATTTCGGGGAAATTGGTTTTTTTCCGCAATAGTTGAAACAACATGATGTTCACAGTATTAAATGGAGAACATAATCCGGCAACAATCCGCTGCTTTAAAAACTAGTAATCCTTTGTGATTTATCGCCGGTTTAAAATGAGCGAATGGGTGCATTCACGTAAAAAAATTGGAACAGGTATCCGATGCGATGACTTCTTTCAACCTTGAAGATGACCATTATCATTTTTTACTACACTTTGCCTATGCAATTTTGTTCTTTAATGCAACGCTTCATTGTGTGAAGAGCATAAATGAGCAGGCGGACGTGCGCAGCATTGATTTGTCATAGGAGTTAAGGATCATTTACCTAATGACATCTGGATAATAAATGATTCAAAACAATAAAACTTAAGCCACATGAAAACAATATCAAACATGTTTTTCCTTTTAATGCTTATTTTCTTAAATGGAGTATCAGCACAAAATACTTTCGAAAAGACATACGGAACAACAGGAGATAATTTTGC contains:
- a CDS encoding DUF3298 domain-containing protein is translated as MKQLFILFFICKCSLLQAQNVDGYYMRYEGTIGKKNAITVDLFFADTMVKGHYYYNGSSTEFLIHGSMKNLQLTLKELDDTTVTGFFSGKVAADFSTVEGTWSDVSKSKKLPFKLDMLITEGSVKVNSIKETLTYIWQETTGGDPVGCTAAYTYCYLPEMLQHPAVKTINEALLDIDLEGDENPLKLKSLAEGSMADEFDSYIESYQETFPDSIAAENKMYIDKSPYIYQWNYERTYEVTNNEHALLCVKISGLSYEGGVQGNNTLHYQVFNLQTGELISLEELFNKSANKELTAIAEKQLRANRKIDENGFLTESGFFVKRLELKDEFFISHSGIGFTYNPSEIAPNIFGPVTIFLKWDQVKSLINPQGPLGWVLQ